A genome region from Penicillium psychrofluorescens genome assembly, chromosome: 3 includes the following:
- a CDS encoding uncharacterized protein (ID:PFLUO_004444-T1.cds;~source:funannotate) has product MLSMQGSPMPARLSDLDTSSSSLILTPHRASTSVSTSTASPDDGSSESPDSGDGSSQFLSPVSDFPRPHQMDLMSPKVEELDGDDLQNIKSATVETVPGESVAVPRKRGRPRKHPLPTPGAQVKVTKGRSKTGCITCRRRKKKCDETKPACLNCQKNAVVCEGYPPKEIWKSGRQKQANAQSHSLAAVPRHLPLLIDGIETDIDRRFLDHFVYGFSRVLTLINDDSNPFKEILLPMATQHRGLMHSLMCLSGSHLSGLDPEPKLKDRKYFHFHRAIQDLKDNILATSPSSSSLPQASNEDQELLVEDPIIASTIALSLNTICEGETNGEYRPHMDAARYLLVSQQPRNEKFRQFIVEFFQYHDVSNSLTSLDRRPALLPSNMRLPEFVPGAQAGMFLGVFDGLFNYISEVTQLRDRIRERFDQGYEPAVDYQTLSEAVSIDTAIRTWETSHEPDTPNWFLAQLYRQSTWVYLYRTIRPSRPSEKISQVVEDGLSYLDQLPQDAGAFSIVLMPLFLLGCSAFIPEQRERVQKGFDALKAYSNLRNIEPAFKVVARVWEIMDTKMEDSWDWEKIIRDMNMDFLIT; this is encoded by the exons ATGTTGTCCATGCAGGGCTCTCCCATGCCTGCTCGCCTGAGTGACCTCGACacctcctcttcttctctgattCTCACGCCCCACCGAGCCagcacctccgtctccaccaGCACGGCTAGTCCCGATGACGGTTCTAGCGAGTCGCCCGACAGCGGCGATGGCTCGTCGCAATTCCTCTCGCCCGTGAGCGACTTCCCTCGACCGCACCAGATGGACCTCATGTCCCCCAAAgtcgaggagctcgatgGCGATGACCTGCAAAACATCAAGTCGGCCACGGTGGAGACCGTCCCGGGCGAATCCGTCGCGGTTCCACGGAAACGTGGGCGCCCACGCAAACACCCGCTGCCAACTCCCGGGGCCCAGGTCAAGGTGACCAAGGGTCGCTCCAAGACCGGCTGTATCACCTGTcggaggagaaagaagaagtgTGATGAGACCAAGCCGGCGTGCCTCAACTGTCAGAAGAATGCCGTCGTCTGTGAGGGGTATCCGCCCAAGGAGATCTGGAAGAGCGGACGACAGAAGCAAGCGAACG CTCAAAGTCACTCCCTCGCCGCGGTGCCACGCCACCTGCCCCTCCTTATCGACGGCATCGAGACCGACATCGATCGTCGCTTTCTCGACCACTTCGTCTACGGCTTCAGTCGCGTGCTGACCCTCATCAACGATGACTCGAACCCGTTCAAAGAGATCCTGCTGCCCATGGCCACCCAGCACCGCGGCCTGATGCACTCCCTCATGTGTCTGTCGGGGTCGCACTTGTCCGGGCTGGATCCCGAGCCGAAGCTGAAGGACCGGAAGTACTTTCACTTCCATCGCGCCATCCAAGACCTCAAGGACAACATCCTTGCAACGTCCCCCTCGTCATCGTCACTCCCGCAAGCCTCGAATGAGGACCAAGAGCTGCTCGTGGAAGACCCGATCATCGCATCCACCATCGCGCTCAGTCTCAACACCATCTGCGAAGGCGAGACCAACGGCGAATACCGTCCACACATGGATGCCGCCCGGTACCTGCTCGTGTCGCAGCAACCGCGCAATGAGAAGTTCCGCCAGTTCATCGTCGAGTTCTTCCAGTACCACGATGTCTCGAATTCTCTCACCTCGCTCGATCGCAGACCCGCCCTTCTGCCCAGCAACATGCGGCTCCCCGAATTCGTGCCAGGCGCCCAGGCAGGCATGTTCCTGGGTGTCTTTGACGGGCTCTTTAACTATATATCGGAGGTGACCCAGCTCCGCGACCGAATCCGCGAACGCTTCGACCAGGGCTATGAGCCAGCAGTGGACTACCAAACCCTCAGCGAGGCCGTCTCCATCGACACCGCCATCCGCACCTGGGAGACATCACACGAGCCCGACACGCCCAACTGGTTCCTAGCCCAGCTATACCGCCAGTCAACCTGGGTATACCTATACCGAACAATCCGGCCCTCCCGCCCAAGCGAGAAGATCAGCCAGGTCGTCGAGGACGGCCTATCGTACCTGGACCAGCTACCGCAGGATGCAGGTGCTTTTAGCATTGTTCTCATGCCGCTCTTTCTGCTCGGCTGCTCGGCGTTTATCCccgagcagcgcgagcgcgTCCAGAAGGGGTTCGATGCGCTCAAGGCGTACTCGAACCTGCGCAATATCGAACCTGCTTTCAAGGTGGTTGCGCGCGTGTGGGAAATTATGGATaccaagatggaggataGCTGGGATTGGGAGAAGATTATCCGTGATATGAACATGGACTTCCTCATCACCTGA
- a CDS encoding uncharacterized protein (ID:PFLUO_004445-T1.cds;~source:funannotate) produces MSPQTQNIYDNPNFFTAYSTLPRSQHGLSGAPEWPVLRDMVLSHNADTTNGLQNCKVLDLGCGYGWFSRWARDSASAESVRGIDVSERMIERAKKFDDNDGGYDSSAPNPKDVITYQRHDLETLSLDQTDTDTYHLVYSSLTFHYISNLGGLFRQIHACLVKGAQGSSSGSGSQFLNNSKRGKLVFSVEHPIFSAPVCPPPEWRDVPAVAAATGEQEEKEKGTTCTVWPLNSYCEEGLRETSWLGSESVRKYHRTIETYVTLLLENGFVVTGLKEWAPAREDVVSRPEWKNERHRPYFLLVSAEPR; encoded by the coding sequence ATGTCCCCCCAAACGCAAAACATCTACGACAACCCCAATTTCTTCACAGCGTACAGCACGCTCCCCCGCTCGCAACACGGGCTCAGCGGGGCTCCGGAATGGCCCGTTCTGCGGGATATGGTTCTGAGCCACAACGCCGACACAACGAACGGACTGCAAAACTGCAAAGTCCTCGATCTGGGCTGCGGGTATGGCTGGTTCAGCCGCTGGGCGCGGGATAGCGCGAGCGCAGAATCCGTTCGGGGAATTGATGTATCAGAGCGGATGATTGAGCGGGCGAAGAAGTTCGACGACAATGATGGTGGTTATGACAGCAGTGCTCCGAATCCCAAGGATGTGATAACCTATCAGCGCCATGATCTGGAGACTCTCAGCCTCGACCAAACTGATACCGATACATACCATCTCGTGTACAGCTCGCTGACATTCCACTACATATCGAATCTGGGGGGGCTGTTTCGACAGATTCACGCGTGTTTGGTTAAGGGGGCCCAGGGCTCAAGTTCGGGTTCGGGTTCTCAATTTCTAAACAATTCTAAAAGAGGGAAGTTGGTTTTCTCGGTTGAGCATCCTATCTTCTCGGCGCCTGTATGCCCTCCGCCGGAGTGGAGGGATGTTcctgctgttgctgctgcgacgggtgaacaagaagagaaagaaaaaggcacTACGTGTACAGTGTGGCCACTAAATTCCTACTGCGAGGAAGGACTGCGGGAGACGAGCTGGCTGGGTTCTGAGAGTGTGAGGAAGTATCATCGCACAATTGAAACGTATGTgacgctgctgctggagaatggGTTTGTGGTTACGGGGCTAAAGGAGTGGGCGCCGGCGAGGGAGGACGTGGTGTCCAGGCCGGAGTGGAAAAATGAGAGGCATCGGCCGTATTTCTTGCTTGTGTCTGCGGAGCCGAGATGA